The sequence GCGAAGGACGGCTATGGATATCGGCGGATGGCTGTGGCTCGTGGTCGACGTGCTTCTGGTCGCGATCCTGGCCGGCGGCATGATCTACGGCACCATGCAATGGCGCCGTCGCCGCCGCAGCCCGGAGATGAAGCGGGCCTCCGAGGAGGCGGTCCGCAGGAACTATCGCGAAGGCGGCTGACGCGACGGCGCGCCCGACGCCGCCATCCTGGTCCAGCGGTGATCGGTGTGGCGGCCGGCATAGTCGCGGTCGATCTCGTCGATCAGCGCGTCAGCGCGCTCCGGCTCGACTGCGGCGAGGATGGCGTCGATCTTGGCCTCCATCCGGTCGTCGCCCTCCTTGGATTGCGGCGAGCCGACATAGAGCAGGAAGGCCAGGCCGCCGATCTGCCAGAGCAGCTGCAGGAATTCCGACTGCCAGTTCTCCAGCGTGTCGCGCGACATCTCGACGACATAGGCCGCGATCTCCGGCGCGGCCCCGTGCTGCCGCTGCTCGTCGACATAGGCGAACCAGCCGAACAGCCAGTGCCCGACCAGGGAGATGACGAAGAAGCCCAGCGTCACCCATCCATAGCCGTAGCGCTTCCAGATCGAATTCGACATCACGCTGTCTCCATCCGTCCCTACGGTGCCGCCGTGTGCAAATGCTGACGGTCTCACCCGTAATGACTTTCCGAAGACCCGTTCCGTTCCGGATGGATTCAGAAGAAGGGCCGGCGCGCTGTCGCCCTGCCCCAATTGTCCGGCTTCACAATCCCCACCCGGGGGGTCGATACTGCCGGCCTTCGAGGGAAACGACCAAAACCCACAACAGGGTAGGCAGATGACCTGGATTTCACGTTTGGCCACGGCCGCCACGGCTGCCGTCGCGATGGCCGTTGCCGTCCCGGCCGGCGCCGCGACGCTGGTCGAGACGCCGATGTACGAGCAGGATGTGGCGGCCGGCAAGCTGCCGCCGGTGGCGCAGCGCGTTCCGGAAGTGCCGTCGGTGGTCGACCTGGCGGCGGAGCAGAAGGAGCCCGGCAAGCCGGGCGGCGAGATCAGCTGGATGGCCGGCCGCGCCCGCGACATCCGGATCATGAACACCTACAGCTATGCCCGGCTGGTCGGCTACGGCCCGGACTTCAAGCTGCGTCCCGACATCCTGCAGTCGGTCGATGTCGACGGCGAGAAGGTGTTCACGCTGCATCTGCGGCCGGGCCACAAATGGTCCGACGGCCAGCCCTTCACCAGCGACGACTTCCGCTACTTCTGGGAAGACGTGTCGCTGGACAAGGAGCTGATGCCCTACGGCCCGGATTCGCGCCTGCTGGTCGACGGGGAGCTGCCGAAGGTCGAGTATCCGGACGCGCAGACCGTCCGCTATTCCTGGTCCAAGCCGAACCCGGAGTTCCTGCCGGCTATCGCGGGGGCCAGCCCGCTCTACATCTTCGCGCCGGCGCATTACCTGAAGCAGTTCCACAAGAAATACACCGACGCCGCGGCGCTGGACGCGCTGGTCAAGGAAGCCGGCGCCCGCAACTGGGTCGCGCTCTACAAGCAGCGCGAAAAGCTGATCGATTCGGCCAATCCGGACCTGCCGGTGCTGGAGCCCTGGGTCAACACCACCAAGGCCCCGGCGGAGCGCTTCATCTTCGTCCGCAACCCCTATTACCACCGGATCGACAGCCAGGGCCGGCAGCTGCCCTATCTCGACCGCGTCGTCGTCAACGTGGTCGAGGGATCGCTGATCCCGGCCAAGACCGGCACCGGCGAGGCCGACCTGCAGGCCCGCGGCCTGCGCTTCGACAACATCAGCTTCCTCAAGGCCGGGGAGCAGAAGGGCGGCTACAAGGTGCGGCTGTGGCCGACGGCGCTGGGGTCCGAAGTCGCGCTGTATCCGAACCTGAATTGCAACGACCCCGACTGGCGGGCTCTCAACCGCGACGTCCGCTTCCGCCGCGCCCTGTCGCTCGGCATCGACCGCGACGAGATCAACCAGACCGTGTTCTTCGGCCAGGCCCGGCCGAGCCAGAACACGGTGCTGCCGGAATCGCCCTATTACGACGAGACGGCGGCGACCGAATGGGCCGCGTTCGACCCGCAGAAGGCCAACGCCCTGCTGGACGAAATCGGCCTGACCAAGCGCGACGGCGACGGCATCCGGCTGATGCCGAACGGCAAGCGGCTGGAGATCGTGGTCGAGAGCGCCGGCGAGCGCACTCTCGAGACCGACATCCTGCAGCTGGTCCGCGAGAGCTGGGCCAAGATCGGCATCGCCCTTCACACCGCCCAGTCGCAGCGCGACGTGTTCCTGCAGCGGATCTTCGCCGGCGACACGGTGATGTCGGTGTGGACCGGCTGGGACAACGGCCTGATCACGCCGACGACCGTGCCCTCGCAGCTGGCCCCGGTCGACCAGAACTGGCTGCAGTACCCGAAATGGGGCCAATACGTGCAGACCAAGGGCGGCGCGGGCGAGAAGCCGGATGTCGAATTCGGCCGGAAGCTGATGGACCTCTACGACGAATGGCGCGGCACCACCGATGCGGCCCGCCGCGACGCCATCGTCCGCGAGATGATCAAGATCCAGTCGGACGAGGTGACCTCGATCGGCACGGTGCAGGGCGTGCTGCAGCCGGTCGTGGTCAAGGCCCGGCTGCACAACGTGCCGGAGAAGGGCATCTTCTCCTGGGACCCCGGGGCGCATTTCGGGATCTACCGCCCCGACACCTTCTGGGTCGACCCGTCCTGATGCGTCCGAAGCGCCCGGCCCCGGCCGGGCGCTTTCGTTCAGGCGGCCAGACGCTGTCCGATGGCCAGGCAGGCCGCACGGATGTCGTCGCGACCGGCGACCGGGCCGAAGCGCGCGGCGAACCGGTCCACATTCATCGTGAACGCATCACGGATCGACGGATCGATGACGCTGAGGCTGCCGCGGCCGAAGCCTTCCAGGATCCACATCGCCAGCCAGCCGATCTCGAGCGGCACGCCGGAGCCCAGGTTGAACAGCCCGCCAGGACGTGCCCGCACCACCTTCACCAGCGCCGCCGCGAACGCCCCGACCGGCAGGAAGTCCTTCAGCGTGAAGGGGCTGACGTCGTAGCGGATCACCCCCTCCTCGCGCAGCGACCGCAGCAGGAGGCCGAGGAAGGTGCGGCGGCCGGGCAGGTCCTCGAAGCCGAAGATGTTGGACAGGCGCAGGATGGTGAGGTTCGGGCCGAACCGGTCCTGCAGCAGCTGCTCGGTCACCAGCTTGTTGCGGCCATAGGCGTCCTGCGGCGCCGGAGTCCGGCTTTCGGCCAGCGGCTCGTCCCCGGCCGGGCCGTAGACCTTGCGGGTGCTGACCATTACGACATGCGCGTCCGCCGGCATGCGGCCGCCGCGCTGCGCCCGGCCGATCGCATCCGCCAGGATGCGGTCGCAGTCGAGCGCCGGATCATAGGCCTCGCGCTGGTAGCGGGGGTCGATCGCGAAGTTGACGACGCAGCCGACGCCGTCGAAGGTCTCGGGCCGCGCCACATCGGCCCAGGCGGCGTGGCGGAGGCCGTCGGCGCCGTGGGCGTCGACGAAGCTGCGGGCGAGAAAGCTCGATCGCCCGATCACCAGCACATCAGCCACCTCGCCCCCCTGGCCCGCGGCGCTATTGCGCCCGCACGACGGCACACAGCGCCTGCCGCCAATCGGGCTGCGCCAGCCCGAACACCTGGCCGATCCTGCCGCAATCCAGGACCGAATTCGACGGGCGCCGTGCCGGGGTCGGGTAGTCGGCGGTCGCGATCGCGTGCAGCACCGGGGCGGGACCGCCCTTCGCGGCGAAGATCGCGGCGGCGAAGTCGTACCAGGTCGTGGCCGGGGCGCCGGCGAAGTGGAAGGTGCCCCAGCCGTCGAAGCCGGGCGCCAGGGCGCGCTCGCGGATCGCCAGGATCGCCGCAGCGATGTCGGCCGCAGCGGTCGGGCCGCCGCGCTGGTCGGCGACGATCCGCAGCTCCGGCCGCTCGGCGCCCAGCCGCAGCATGGTGCGGACGAAGTTGTGGCCGTGCGCGGCGAAGACCCAGGCGGTGCGCAGGATGACGTGCCGCGGCAGCGCCGCGCGGACCGCCGCCTCACCCGCCGCCTTGCTCTCGCCATAGACCGACAGAGGCGCGATCGGGTCGTCCTCACGCCACGGCCGGTCGCCGTCGCCGCGGAAGACGTAGTCGGTCGAGATGTGCAGCAGCGCCGCCCCTGCCTCGGCGCAGGCGCGGGCGATCACGCCGGGCCCGGTCGCGTTGACGGCGAAGGCCCGGTCGCGGTCGGTCTCGGCCTTGTCGACCGCGGTGTAGGCGGCGCAGTTGGCGACGAAATCGGCGCCGCGCACGGCGTCGGCCACCGCGGCGGCGTCGGTGATGTCGACCTCCGACCGGGCGAAGGCGCGCACGGTCAGGCCCTGCGCGCGGGCCAGACCGGCCAGCTCGCGCCCGACCTGGCCGCCGGCGCCGAGGACGACGAGCGTCATGCGGCGTGCCCGAGGCCGATGCGGCTGCGCTCGCCGGCCCGCGCGCACCACTCGCGATTGGCGATGTACCAGGCCACGGTCTGCCGCAGCCCCTGCTCCAGGCTGTGCTTCGGCCGCCAGCCCAGCTCGGTCTCCGCCTTGGTCGGGTCGATGGCGTAGCGGGCGTCGTGGCCCGGCCGGTCGGTGACGTAGGTGATCAGGCTCTCATAGGGCTGCGCCGCCGGCTGCAGCTCGTCCAGGATGCGGCAGATCTGGCGCACCAGGTCGATGTTGGTGCGCTCGGACCGGCTGCCGACCAGATAGGTCTCGCCCGGGCGGCCCTTGGCGATGATCGCCCGCAGCCCGGCGGCGTGGTCGTCGACATGAATCCAGTCGCGGACGTTCTCGCCCTTGCCGTAGATCGGCAGCGGCTTGCCCTCGAGCGCATTCAGGGTGACGACCGGGATCAGCTTCTCCGGATACTGGTACGGCCCGTAATTGTTCGAGCAGTTCGACACCATCACCGGCAGGCCGTAGGTGCGGTGCCAAGCCCGGGCCAGGTGGTCGGAGCCGGCCTTGCTGGAGGAATAGGGCGAGTTCGGCTGGTACGGGCTGGTCTCGGAGAACAGGCCGGTCGCGTCG comes from Inquilinus sp. Marseille-Q2685 and encodes:
- a CDS encoding DUF6766 family protein → MSNSIWKRYGYGWVTLGFFVISLVGHWLFGWFAYVDEQRQHGAAPEIAAYVVEMSRDTLENWQSEFLQLLWQIGGLAFLLYVGSPQSKEGDDRMEAKIDAILAAVEPERADALIDEIDRDYAGRHTDHRWTRMAASGAPSRQPPSR
- a CDS encoding ABC transporter substrate-binding protein, which gives rise to MTWISRLATAATAAVAMAVAVPAGAATLVETPMYEQDVAAGKLPPVAQRVPEVPSVVDLAAEQKEPGKPGGEISWMAGRARDIRIMNTYSYARLVGYGPDFKLRPDILQSVDVDGEKVFTLHLRPGHKWSDGQPFTSDDFRYFWEDVSLDKELMPYGPDSRLLVDGELPKVEYPDAQTVRYSWSKPNPEFLPAIAGASPLYIFAPAHYLKQFHKKYTDAAALDALVKEAGARNWVALYKQREKLIDSANPDLPVLEPWVNTTKAPAERFIFVRNPYYHRIDSQGRQLPYLDRVVVNVVEGSLIPAKTGTGEADLQARGLRFDNISFLKAGEQKGGYKVRLWPTALGSEVALYPNLNCNDPDWRALNRDVRFRRALSLGIDRDEINQTVFFGQARPSQNTVLPESPYYDETAATEWAAFDPQKANALLDEIGLTKRDGDGIRLMPNGKRLEIVVESAGERTLETDILQLVRESWAKIGIALHTAQSQRDVFLQRIFAGDTVMSVWTGWDNGLITPTTVPSQLAPVDQNWLQYPKWGQYVQTKGGAGEKPDVEFGRKLMDLYDEWRGTTDAARRDAIVREMIKIQSDEVTSIGTVQGVLQPVVVKARLHNVPEKGIFSWDPGAHFGIYRPDTFWVDPS
- a CDS encoding NAD(P)-dependent oxidoreductase, which produces MADVLVIGRSSFLARSFVDAHGADGLRHAAWADVARPETFDGVGCVVNFAIDPRYQREAYDPALDCDRILADAIGRAQRGGRMPADAHVVMVSTRKVYGPAGDEPLAESRTPAPQDAYGRNKLVTEQLLQDRFGPNLTILRLSNIFGFEDLPGRRTFLGLLLRSLREEGVIRYDVSPFTLKDFLPVGAFAAALVKVVRARPGGLFNLGSGVPLEIGWLAMWILEGFGRGSLSVIDPSIRDAFTMNVDRFAARFGPVAGRDDIRAACLAIGQRLAA
- the rfbD gene encoding dTDP-4-dehydrorhamnose reductase, translating into MTLVVLGAGGQVGRELAGLARAQGLTVRAFARSEVDITDAAAVADAVRGADFVANCAAYTAVDKAETDRDRAFAVNATGPGVIARACAEAGAALLHISTDYVFRGDGDRPWREDDPIAPLSVYGESKAAGEAAVRAALPRHVILRTAWVFAAHGHNFVRTMLRLGAERPELRIVADQRGGPTAAADIAAAILAIRERALAPGFDGWGTFHFAGAPATTWYDFAAAIFAAKGGPAPVLHAIATADYPTPARRPSNSVLDCGRIGQVFGLAQPDWRQALCAVVRAQ
- the rfbB gene encoding dTDP-glucose 4,6-dehydratase, yielding MTIFVTGGAGFIGSALVRQLVADGETVVTIDKLTYAGNLDNLAGLDATGRHRFARADICDVDAMRTLFAEHRPDIVYHLAAESHVDRSIDDPLAFVRTNVMGTGSLLTAALEYWRGLPKGNGFRFLHVSTDEVYGELDATGLFSETSPYQPNSPYSSSKAGSDHLARAWHRTYGLPVMVSNCSNNYGPYQYPEKLIPVVTLNALEGKPLPIYGKGENVRDWIHVDDHAAGLRAIIAKGRPGETYLVGSRSERTNIDLVRQICRILDELQPAAQPYESLITYVTDRPGHDARYAIDPTKAETELGWRPKHSLEQGLRQTVAWYIANREWCARAGERSRIGLGHAA